A stretch of the Lolium perenne isolate Kyuss_39 chromosome 3, Kyuss_2.0, whole genome shotgun sequence genome encodes the following:
- the LOC127341476 gene encoding putative transcription factor bHLH041, which produces MEMNLDDVEAATYGGAAHSGDISTVMDDFDFLSSHHAAAACSFPSSSSASTSFRSASLSCSPEISSTAPDVLSAPQMSLQFPEVSSFVAPAGVVLPYDDQYVASFHDTPAGMAPSGMSTRASAFRRYEQHLSPRRRLTKPACGQRMFKTAMSALEKMHTAMKYSQQQQNQQYYYQQPQEQMLAAESSGNQLQHMISERKRREKLNDSFHALKTVLPPGSKKDKTSILIIAREYLTSLKSKVSELEEKNQALQAQLAQRVTSGASADEDKTEAGEHVEIQITTAEGDQSGEICTVKIGMWPARSNTTDTVVRTLQCLKEQIGEDVSLMSMRIDDGPHRAILTLHLKLASGAKWEEETVREVVTKAVTGTPAP; this is translated from the exons ATGGAAATGAACTTGGACGACGTCGAGGCAGCTACGTACGGCGGCGCCGCCCATTCCGGTGATATCAGCACCGTCATGGACGACTTCGACTTTCTCTCTTCGCACCACGCCGCCGCTGCCTGCAGCTTTCCCTCCTCCTCTTCAGCCTCCACCTCCTTCCGCTCCGCCTCGCTATCCTGCAGCCCGGAGATCAGCTCCACGGCGCCGGACGTCCTCTCGGCCCCGCAGATGAGCCTCCAATTCCCCGAGGTGTCCTCATTCGTGGCACCCGCCGGAGTGGTGCTCCCTTACGACGACCAGTACGTTGCCAGCTTCCACGACACGCCGGCCGGAATGGCGCCTAGTGGGATGTCGACGAGGGCGAGCGCGTTCAGGCGCTACGAGCAGCACCTCTCCCCCCGGAGGAGGCTGACAAAGCCGGCATGCGGGCAGAGGATGTTCAAGACGGCCATGTCAGCCCTTGAAAAGATGCACACGGCGATGAAGTACAGCCAGCAGCAACAGAATCAGCAGTACTATTACCAGCAGCCGCAGGAGCAGATGTTGGCTGCCGAATCGTCGGGAAACCAGCTACAGCACATGATATCCGAACGTAAGCGCCGGGAGAAGCTCAACGACAGCTTCCACGCCCTCAAGACCGTCCTCCCTCCCGGCTCCAAG AAGGACAAGACCTCGATACTGATCATTGCGAGGGAGTACCTGACTTCTCTCAAGTCCAAGGTCTCCGAGCTTGAGGAGAAGAACCAAGCACTCCAGGCGCAGCTGGCCCAGCGCGTTACCAGCGGCGCCAGCGCCGACGAAGACAAGACCGAGGCCGGTGAGCATGTCGAGATCCAGATAACGACGGCGGAGGGTGATCAGAGTGGGGAGATTTGCACCGTGAAGATCGGGATGTGGCCGGCGCGCAGCAACACGACGGACACGGTGGTCAGGACGCTGCAGTGTCTGAAAGAGCAGATCGGGGAAGACGTCAGCCTGATGTCCATGAGAATCGACGACGGGCCTCATCGAGCAATCCTGACATTGCACCTCAAG TTGGCGTCGGGTGCGAAGTGGGAGGAGGAGACGGTCAGGGAAGTTGTGACCAAGGCCGTCACTGGCACACCAGCGCCGTAA